Proteins encoded by one window of Primulina huaijiensis isolate GDHJ02 chromosome 1, ASM1229523v2, whole genome shotgun sequence:
- the LOC140971874 gene encoding uncharacterized protein: MDFMKIGPPPLTRDENADVAEAWVDIMEQCFRVLHYDEDEKMEVADFMIQGKARKWWKPVSAILVQQHGRIRWEHFRQAFINHHFPPALRQAKEMELLTIKQGDSSIEDYQKRFTDLLPYAPHISENSAAKYSHFLNGLNQEIFDRVSVCDDPTSYEGLVNRCRQAKISIARRKAMQASKSSSSLGPRGQSFKKSASSSSGSGGLYSFDRKKLQCGHSVVVT, encoded by the exons atggatttcatgaagATTGGACCTCCACCGTTGACTAGAGATGAGAATGCTGATGTTGCTGAAGCTTGGGTCGATATCATGGAGCAGTGTTTTCGAGTGCTGCACTATGACGAAGACGAGAAGATGGAGGTAGCTGATTTCATGATCCAAGGAAAAGCTCGGAAATGGTGGAAACCTGTTTCTGCCATTCTAGTTCAACAGCATGGGCGGATTCGTTGGGAACATTTTCGTCAGGCcttcatcaatcatcactttCCGCCAGCTCTTCGTCAGGCGAAGGAGATGGAACTGTTGACCATTAAGCAAGGAGATTCGAGCATTGAGGATTACCAAAAGCGTTTTACGGATCTGTTGCCGTACGCTCCTCACATCAGTGAGAATTCTGCAGCCAAATATTCTCACTttttgaatggtttgaaccaggaGATTTTTGATCGGGTTTCAGTCTGTGACGATCCTACTTCGTACGAAGGATTAGTGAATCGTTGTCGTCAAGCAAAGATCAGTATTGCTAGGAGGAAGGCTATGCAAGCTAGCAAAAGTTCTAGTTCGTTGGGACCGAGGGGTCAGTCTTTCAAGAAGTCTGCATCTTCTTCTTCCGGTTCTGGAGGGCTGTACAGCTTTGATAGGAAAAAGCTGCAATGTGGCCACT CGGTTGTGGTCACATGA